In Simplicispira sp. 125, one DNA window encodes the following:
- a CDS encoding DctP family TRAP transporter solute-binding subunit yields MGTIDTQAPGFKRRSMLHGLAAAAGSAAGLARAAPAGLTIRLSHVVAEETPKGLAANRFQALVEERSGGRIAVVVYPDARLYGDHDEMQALQLGAVEMLAPSLSKFGRIGFPEFELFDLPYLFPDLANVRRITQGALGQRMLDRLARQRLVGLGFMDNGFKHMSANRPLLEPAHFVGLRMRIQASRVIAAQMRALGARPVTLAFSETRRALAAGVVDGTENPISNFWTQSMHEVQTDLSLTQHAYLGYAFVANQRFWESMSVPDRTLVSEALREALHFGNQIADTQNDKALSALREAGGTRIHVPTSAQMALMRKAVEPVHVGLARRIGAAWLDDARKAIDGG; encoded by the coding sequence ATGGGAACGATCGACACACAGGCTCCAGGCTTCAAACGCCGCAGCATGCTGCACGGGCTGGCAGCTGCGGCGGGCTCGGCTGCCGGGCTGGCACGCGCCGCGCCTGCGGGGCTGACGATCCGACTCTCACACGTGGTGGCCGAGGAAACGCCCAAGGGCCTGGCGGCGAATCGGTTCCAGGCACTGGTGGAGGAACGCTCGGGCGGGCGCATCGCGGTGGTGGTCTATCCCGATGCGCGCCTGTATGGTGACCATGACGAAATGCAGGCCCTGCAACTGGGCGCCGTGGAGATGCTGGCGCCTTCGCTGTCCAAGTTCGGGCGCATCGGCTTCCCTGAGTTCGAGCTGTTTGACCTGCCCTACCTTTTTCCGGATCTGGCCAATGTGCGGCGCATTACCCAGGGCGCCCTGGGGCAGCGCATGCTCGACCGGCTGGCACGCCAGCGGCTGGTGGGGCTGGGCTTCATGGACAACGGGTTCAAGCACATGAGTGCCAACCGTCCCTTGCTGGAGCCAGCCCATTTTGTGGGCCTGCGCATGCGCATCCAGGCCTCGCGCGTGATTGCGGCGCAAATGCGCGCCCTGGGCGCACGGCCGGTCACGCTGGCCTTCAGCGAAACGCGCCGGGCCCTGGCTGCGGGCGTGGTCGATGGCACGGAAAACCCGATCTCCAATTTCTGGACCCAGTCCATGCACGAGGTGCAGACCGACCTGAGCCTGACGCAGCACGCCTACCTGGGCTACGCCTTCGTCGCCAACCAGCGTTTCTGGGAGTCCATGTCCGTGCCCGACCGCACCTTGGTCAGTGAGGCGCTGCGCGAGGCACTGCACTTTGGCAACCAGATTGCGGACACCCAGAACGACAAGGCCCTGTCCGCCCTGCGCGAGGCGGGGGGCACGCGCATCCATGTGCCCACATCGGCGCAAATGGCCCTGATGCGCAAGGCCGTAGAGCCGGTGCATGTGGGGCTGGCGCGGCGCATCGGCGCGGCATGGCTGGACGATGCACGCAAGGCCATCGATGGCGGTTGA
- a CDS encoding ATP-binding protein, translated as MQPLPDPQPLDFALLQQTLPGQAPRNRRALWWMLGFLLLVVASVVALVLYLNAFENEEEERRRVADGQWLEQSVRFHFNRLEEDLLVLARQAVIPLPRAPHVQPTMQGGLLWNAPGAILWHGWQAAGPEGLPARWRAESQAHPANAEALSSMLDIAAGLRRSAYAGPMRQADGTQTDTVWLTVPFFERGLFVGNYVAALAMDACVQGLVPPWFHQSHRVRLVTDGADASAAEPDGPSTYLAPMNLPGTDLFVEVAPLDTQPATVPRIFLLVALLFLLGMLVSLLALRRDIGKRQHVQALLQAQVVLRTAMENSVTIGLRAWARNGKVLYVNEAFCRMVGYSATELVGQSAPMPYWPAHQAGELGVLHRDVIAQGTRDEGLEVQFQHRDGHLVDVLIHESPLTTARGEQVGWMSSVLDISERKRAQRLAALQQAKLEASGRLVAIGEVASTLAHELNQPLGALSSFANGLLNRLRDRSIALDDVAPVVARMARLSDKAGGIIQRVNAFARQRELSYQRFDLTGFVRRCVATQTPPPSVALQALSPRGAVWVQADGLLLEHVVTNLVANALGWAARGAHQPGQVRVWVQAATEPRMAQLCVADSGPGVSEEDHEHIFNAFFSTQDGGMGMGLAICRSIVEAHHGRIEVARDADLGGARFTVWLPLDGAPTSPSLQETP; from the coding sequence ATGCAACCCTTGCCCGATCCACAACCCCTGGACTTTGCCCTGCTGCAGCAGACGCTGCCCGGCCAGGCCCCACGCAACCGCCGTGCGCTTTGGTGGATGCTGGGTTTTTTGCTACTGGTGGTGGCATCGGTGGTGGCTTTGGTGCTGTACCTCAATGCCTTCGAGAACGAGGAAGAAGAACGGCGGCGCGTGGCCGATGGCCAGTGGCTGGAGCAAAGCGTGCGCTTTCATTTCAACCGCCTCGAAGAAGACTTGCTGGTGCTGGCGCGCCAGGCCGTGATACCCCTTCCCCGCGCCCCGCACGTGCAGCCCACCATGCAGGGCGGACTGCTGTGGAATGCGCCGGGCGCCATCCTCTGGCACGGCTGGCAGGCTGCAGGGCCCGAAGGCCTGCCCGCCCGCTGGCGCGCCGAAAGCCAGGCCCACCCGGCCAATGCCGAGGCACTGTCGAGCATGCTCGACATTGCCGCAGGCCTGCGCCGGTCCGCCTACGCCGGGCCCATGCGCCAGGCCGATGGTACGCAGACCGACACCGTCTGGCTGACCGTGCCATTTTTTGAGCGTGGCCTTTTTGTGGGCAACTATGTGGCCGCACTGGCCATGGATGCCTGCGTGCAAGGGCTGGTGCCCCCCTGGTTCCACCAGAGCCACCGCGTGCGGCTGGTGACGGATGGCGCCGACGCCTCCGCCGCCGAACCGGATGGCCCCAGCACCTACCTGGCGCCGATGAACCTGCCGGGCACCGACCTTTTTGTGGAAGTAGCCCCGCTGGACACCCAGCCCGCGACGGTACCGCGAATTTTTTTGCTGGTTGCGCTGCTGTTTTTGCTGGGCATGCTGGTCAGCCTGCTCGCCCTGCGGCGCGACATTGGCAAGCGCCAGCATGTGCAGGCGCTGTTGCAGGCGCAGGTGGTACTGCGCACGGCCATGGAAAACTCCGTCACCATTGGCCTGCGTGCCTGGGCGCGCAATGGCAAGGTGCTGTATGTGAACGAGGCGTTTTGCCGCATGGTGGGCTACAGCGCCACTGAGTTGGTGGGCCAGTCAGCGCCCATGCCCTACTGGCCCGCACACCAGGCCGGAGAGCTGGGCGTGCTGCACCGCGATGTGATCGCCCAGGGCACCCGTGACGAAGGCCTGGAGGTGCAGTTCCAGCACCGGGACGGCCATCTGGTGGATGTGCTGATCCACGAATCGCCGCTGACCACCGCACGGGGCGAACAGGTCGGCTGGATGAGTTCGGTGCTCGACATCAGCGAGCGCAAGCGCGCCCAGCGGCTGGCCGCGCTGCAACAGGCAAAGCTGGAGGCCTCAGGCCGCCTGGTCGCCATCGGCGAGGTGGCTTCGACCCTGGCGCACGAGCTCAACCAGCCCCTGGGCGCGCTGAGCAGCTTTGCCAACGGCCTGCTCAACCGGTTGCGCGACCGCAGCATTGCCCTGGACGATGTGGCGCCCGTGGTGGCCCGCATGGCCCGCCTCTCGGACAAGGCCGGGGGCATCATCCAGCGCGTGAATGCCTTTGCACGCCAGCGCGAGCTGTCGTACCAGCGCTTTGATCTGACCGGTTTTGTACGCCGCTGCGTGGCCACGCAGACGCCCCCGCCCAGTGTGGCCCTGCAGGCGCTGTCCCCCCGGGGCGCGGTGTGGGTGCAGGCCGACGGCCTGTTGCTGGAGCATGTGGTGACCAACCTGGTTGCCAACGCCCTGGGCTGGGCTGCCCGGGGAGCCCACCAGCCCGGACAGGTGCGCGTCTGGGTGCAGGCGGCCACCGAACCCCGCATGGCGCAGTTGTGTGTGGCCGACAGCGGCCCCGGCGTGAGCGAGGAAGACCACGAGCACATCTTCAATGCCTTTTTCAGCACCCAGGACGGCGGCATGGGCATGGGCCTGGCCATTTGCCGCTCCATCGTCGAGGCGCACCATGGCCGTATCGAGGTGGCGCGTGACGCCGACCTGGGCGGCGCCCGCTTTACCGTCTGGCTGCCGCTGGACGGCGCACCCACCAGCCCCTCATTGCAGGAGACCCCATGA
- a CDS encoding TRAP transporter substrate-binding protein yields the protein MKFTLKLLAASTLLAFGLGAQAAPIVIKYSHVVADVTPKGKAALKFKELAEKALPGKVEVQVFPNSQLFGDGKEMEALLLGDVQIIAPSLAKFGKYTKQVQIFDLPFLFDDIQAVDRFQASPEGQSMLSSMSKKGIMGFGYLHNGMKQLSANTKLLKPEDAKGLKFRIQASDVLEAQFKAVGANPQKISFSEVYQALQTGVVDGTENPWSNTYSKKFHEVQKYIMDTDHGVLDYMVITNAKWWAGLPPDVQKGLKAAMDESIAYGNKAAFQEALSFRDKVIADKKAEVVPMTKEQKAAWRAAMKPVWKKFEGEIGKNLIDAALRANQ from the coding sequence ATGAAATTCACTTTGAAGCTTCTGGCCGCCAGCACGCTGCTGGCCTTTGGTCTGGGCGCGCAGGCCGCCCCCATCGTCATCAAGTACAGCCACGTGGTGGCCGATGTGACGCCCAAGGGCAAGGCTGCGCTCAAATTCAAGGAACTGGCGGAGAAGGCGCTTCCCGGCAAGGTCGAGGTGCAGGTGTTCCCCAACAGCCAGCTGTTCGGCGACGGCAAGGAAATGGAAGCTCTGCTGCTGGGCGACGTGCAGATCATTGCGCCATCGCTGGCCAAGTTCGGCAAATACACCAAGCAGGTACAGATTTTTGACCTGCCTTTCCTGTTCGATGACATCCAGGCCGTGGACCGCTTCCAGGCCAGCCCCGAGGGCCAGAGCATGCTCTCGTCCATGTCCAAGAAGGGCATCATGGGCTTTGGTTACCTGCACAACGGCATGAAGCAGCTTTCGGCCAACACCAAGCTGCTCAAACCCGAAGACGCCAAGGGCCTGAAGTTCCGCATCCAGGCGTCTGACGTGCTCGAAGCCCAGTTCAAGGCCGTGGGCGCCAACCCGCAGAAGATTTCGTTCTCCGAGGTGTACCAGGCCCTGCAAACGGGTGTGGTCGATGGCACCGAGAACCCCTGGTCCAACACCTACAGCAAGAAGTTCCACGAAGTGCAAAAGTACATCATGGACACCGACCACGGCGTGCTCGACTACATGGTCATCACCAACGCCAAGTGGTGGGCTGGTCTGCCGCCCGATGTGCAAAAGGGCTTGAAGGCTGCGATGGATGAATCCATTGCCTATGGCAACAAGGCCGCCTTCCAGGAAGCCCTGTCGTTCCGCGACAAGGTGATTGCCGACAAGAAGGCCGAGGTCGTGCCCATGACCAAGGAGCAAAAAGCAGCATGGCGCGCCGCCATGAAGCCCGTATGGAAGAAGTTTGAAGGTGAAATCGGCAAGAACCTGATTGACGCGGCATTGCGCGCCAACCAGTAA
- a CDS encoding TRAP transporter small permease, whose amino-acid sequence MKILNSLEEWIISLMLLAMTGLTFLQVVMRYVFNSGFTWALELTTVFFAIMIFVGVSYGVRVGSHIGVDALVKLLSPAKRKFFGVLAVVLSLVYVGFVLVGSMEYVLKMKDVGIELEDMSIERWQILAVMPLGMALTGFRFLQIFYDLITGRADSLRLADEAAEAMGLKATEDNE is encoded by the coding sequence ATGAAAATCCTCAATAGCCTTGAAGAGTGGATCATCTCCCTCATGCTGCTGGCCATGACGGGCCTGACGTTCCTGCAGGTGGTGATGCGCTATGTGTTCAACAGCGGATTCACCTGGGCGCTGGAACTGACCACAGTGTTTTTCGCCATCATGATCTTTGTGGGCGTCTCCTACGGGGTGCGCGTGGGTTCGCACATCGGGGTGGACGCGCTGGTCAAGCTGCTCTCGCCGGCCAAGCGCAAGTTTTTTGGCGTGCTCGCGGTGGTGCTGAGCTTGGTTTATGTGGGCTTTGTGCTGGTGGGCTCGATGGAGTACGTGCTCAAGATGAAGGACGTGGGCATCGAACTGGAAGACATGTCCATCGAGCGTTGGCAGATATTGGCGGTGATGCCTTTGGGCATGGCCTTGACCGGGTTTCGTTTTTTGCAAATCTTCTATGACCTGATCACCGGCCGCGCCGATTCTTTGCGCCTGGCCGACGAAGCCGCAGAAGCCATGGGCCTCAAGGCCACGGAGGACAACGAATGA
- a CDS encoding flavin reductase family protein: MFATGVTIVTARSAAGDLVGLTASSFNSVSLTPPLVLWSLSRSAASMGVLATGSHYAINVLAADQKELAERFAQRGVDRWAGVKHRPGVNHAPLLEGAVATFECFNRSRYDEGDHVIFVGEVERCSHHVGAAPLLYHGGRFYTEHPL, translated from the coding sequence ATGTTTGCCACAGGTGTGACCATCGTGACGGCCCGCAGCGCCGCGGGCGACCTGGTGGGCCTGACGGCAAGTTCGTTCAACTCGGTCTCTCTCACGCCACCGCTGGTGCTGTGGAGCCTGTCGCGCAGCGCAGCCTCCATGGGGGTGCTGGCCACCGGCTCGCACTACGCCATCAATGTGCTGGCCGCCGATCAGAAGGAACTGGCCGAACGTTTTGCCCAACGGGGGGTCGACCGGTGGGCCGGTGTCAAGCACCGGCCGGGGGTGAACCATGCGCCGCTGTTGGAGGGCGCCGTGGCAACGTTCGAGTGCTTCAACCGCAGCCGCTACGACGAAGGCGACCATGTGATCTTTGTCGGTGAGGTCGAGCGCTGCAGCCACCACGTGGGCGCCGCGCCGCTGCTTTACCACGGCGGGCGCTTTTATACGGAGCATCCGCTCTGA
- a CDS encoding TRAP transporter large permease subunit translates to MNTLVLFALLFFCMAIGMPIAISLGLSSIITIVFFSQDSLASLTIKMFETSEHYTLMSIPFFVLAGVLMSTGGVAKRMVNFAIAAVGHLRGGLAIASVLACMLFAAVSGSSPATVVAIGSIVIAGMVKNGYPMEFGAGVICNAGTLGILIPPSIVMVVYAAVTEVSVGRMFMAGVIPGLVLGFMLMFAVWWRAGKLKVTPPPKASVGEVLRALRESMWGLALLVIIMGGIYGGVFTPTEAAAVSAVYALFVAVFIYRDLKVKDLPHVFLEAGRTTVMLMFIVANALLFAHVLTTERIPQTIAEHIMAVGMEPWMFLAVVNVILLIAGNFMEPTGIILILAPIFFPIATQLGIDPIHLGIIMVVNMEIGMVTPPVGLNLFVTSGVTGMNLVQVTRAALPWLTVLLVFLVMVTYIPQISLFLPDLVMGQ, encoded by the coding sequence ATGAACACGCTCGTACTTTTTGCGCTGCTCTTTTTCTGCATGGCGATTGGCATGCCCATCGCCATCAGCCTGGGGCTCTCCAGCATCATCACCATTGTTTTCTTCTCGCAGGATTCGCTGGCCAGCCTGACGATCAAGATGTTCGAGACCAGCGAGCACTACACGCTGATGTCGATCCCCTTCTTCGTACTCGCCGGGGTGCTGATGTCCACCGGTGGCGTGGCCAAGCGCATGGTGAATTTCGCCATCGCTGCGGTGGGGCATTTGCGCGGCGGTCTGGCGATTGCTTCGGTGCTGGCCTGCATGCTGTTTGCGGCCGTGTCGGGCTCCAGTCCGGCCACCGTGGTGGCCATTGGCTCGATCGTGATTGCCGGCATGGTGAAAAACGGCTACCCCATGGAGTTCGGCGCGGGTGTCATCTGCAACGCCGGCACGCTGGGTATCCTGATTCCGCCGTCCATCGTGATGGTGGTGTATGCCGCTGTGACCGAGGTGTCGGTGGGCCGCATGTTCATGGCGGGCGTCATTCCCGGCCTGGTGCTGGGCTTCATGCTGATGTTTGCCGTCTGGTGGCGCGCGGGCAAGCTCAAGGTCACGCCGCCTCCCAAGGCCAGCGTGGGCGAGGTGCTGCGTGCGCTGCGCGAGTCGATGTGGGGCCTGGCGCTGTTGGTCATCATCATGGGCGGTATCTACGGTGGTGTGTTCACGCCCACCGAGGCTGCCGCTGTGTCAGCGGTGTATGCGCTTTTCGTGGCGGTGTTCATCTACCGCGACCTGAAGGTCAAGGATCTGCCGCACGTCTTCCTGGAAGCGGGCCGCACCACGGTGATGCTGATGTTCATCGTGGCCAACGCCTTGTTGTTTGCCCACGTGCTGACCACCGAGCGTATCCCGCAGACCATTGCCGAGCACATCATGGCCGTGGGCATGGAGCCCTGGATGTTCCTGGCGGTGGTGAACGTGATTCTGCTGATTGCCGGCAACTTCATGGAGCCCACCGGCATCATCCTGATCCTGGCGCCCATTTTCTTCCCGATCGCCACGCAGCTGGGCATCGATCCCATCCACCTGGGCATCATCATGGTGGTGAACATGGAGATCGGCATGGTGACGCCGCCCGTGGGACTCAACCTGTTCGTCACCAGTGGAGTGACGGGCATGAACCTGGTGCAGGTGACGCGAGCCGCCTTGCCGTGGCTGACGGTGCTGCTGGTGTTCCTGGTGATGGTGACCTACATCCCGCAGATCAGCTTGTTCTTGCCTGACCTTGTCATGGGCCAGTAA
- a CDS encoding M14 family zinc carboxypeptidase: protein MPTPLISVLKALLCVAAALMPLSHPSASEWRRPPLQASPQPGACDLFLARLPGVARALCQDARLVPSGSVSRQGRPLYWRDVLPQGAMPGATVTPLRVLVVGAMHGDELTSASLALHWIGLAEKAPQPVHWRFIPVLNPDGLLARRPTRVNARGVDLNRNFNTPGWERDAPHYWEQRTRKDPRRWPGPAPLSEPESRFLHEQMAQFRPQLVVSIHAPYGVLDFDGPHEPPLRLGHLRLDRVGVFPGSLGHYGGVQQGMPVVTIELDHALRMPRDAEVRSMWRDLLRWMDTRLLNAGLPEAVKNNGKNASDAYE, encoded by the coding sequence ATGCCCACACCCCTGATTTCTGTTCTGAAGGCGCTGCTGTGCGTTGCCGCGGCGCTCATGCCCCTGTCACACCCCAGCGCTTCTGAGTGGCGCCGTCCTCCCTTGCAGGCCAGCCCGCAGCCGGGTGCCTGTGACCTGTTCTTGGCGCGTCTGCCCGGCGTGGCGCGCGCCCTGTGCCAGGACGCGCGACTGGTGCCCAGTGGCAGCGTATCGCGGCAAGGGCGGCCGCTGTACTGGCGTGATGTGTTGCCGCAAGGCGCCATGCCGGGCGCCACCGTTACGCCCTTGCGGGTGTTGGTGGTGGGGGCCATGCATGGGGATGAACTGACCTCGGCCTCGCTGGCGCTGCACTGGATTGGACTTGCCGAGAAGGCGCCACAGCCCGTGCACTGGCGCTTCATCCCGGTGCTCAACCCCGACGGCCTGCTGGCGCGCCGCCCCACCCGCGTGAATGCCCGGGGTGTGGACCTGAACCGCAACTTCAACACCCCGGGCTGGGAGCGCGATGCCCCGCACTACTGGGAACAACGCACCCGCAAAGATCCCCGGCGCTGGCCGGGGCCTGCGCCGCTGTCCGAGCCGGAGTCGCGTTTCCTGCACGAGCAGATGGCCCAGTTCCGCCCGCAATTGGTCGTCAGCATCCATGCCCCCTATGGCGTGCTCGATTTTGACGGCCCGCACGAGCCGCCCTTGCGTCTGGGGCACTTGCGCCTGGACCGGGTGGGTGTCTTCCCCGGATCACTAGGGCATTACGGCGGCGTGCAGCAGGGCATGCCCGTCGTCACCATCGAGCTCGACCATGCGCTGCGCATGCCGCGTGACGCCGAGGTGCGCTCCATGTGGCGCGATCTGCTGCGCTGGATGGACACCCGGCTGTTGAACGCCGGGCTGCCGGAAGCGGTAAAAAATAATGGCAAAAATGCCTCTGACGCTTATGAATAA